From a single Cytophagales bacterium WSM2-2 genomic region:
- a CDS encoding membrane protein, translated as MSAAATLTLKNRIESIDYLRGVVMVIMAIDHVRDFFHRDSFYFSPTDITQTTPALFFTRWITHLCAPTFIFLAGTSAYFIMKRNSREYTSFFLLTRGLWLIALQLTLIRFAWNFDPLFRYNSSTIISTIGFCMILLALLIHLNIKTILLIGLAIVVGHNALGTISFPPKSIADILWTFLFSAGKLYDLGNEYSFQFLYPIVPWTGVMALGYCLGQLYDETMDSAKRKKILLQLSAMSLLAFLALRFINSYGDPVPWSTQPSLTCTVMSFLNLAKYPPSLLFILITLGISLLVLALLEGSNAKAIVFGKVSLFYYVMHLFVIHLFAAIVVISCGYRWETMVFVNAVANGSPELLKENFGFGLSEVYLIWLTVILVLYPLCTWWNSVKIANKGKWWVSYV; from the coding sequence GTGAGTGCAGCAGCGACCTTAACGTTAAAGAATCGCATTGAGTCGATCGACTATTTGCGAGGTGTTGTCATGGTGATCATGGCAATCGATCATGTCAGGGATTTCTTCCACCGGGACTCTTTTTATTTCAGTCCAACAGATATTACGCAGACAACACCGGCATTATTTTTCACACGCTGGATCACACATCTTTGCGCCCCCACCTTCATTTTCCTTGCAGGCACCTCGGCTTATTTCATTATGAAGAGAAATTCACGTGAATACACGTCTTTCTTCCTGCTGACCCGTGGACTTTGGTTGATCGCATTGCAACTTACCCTGATCAGGTTTGCCTGGAATTTTGATCCGCTTTTCCGTTATAATTCCAGCACCATTATTTCAACGATTGGCTTTTGTATGATCCTGCTCGCACTACTCATACACCTCAATATAAAAACGATTCTGCTGATCGGGCTTGCCATCGTTGTAGGCCATAACGCTCTTGGCACGATCTCCTTTCCGCCCAAATCAATAGCCGATATCCTTTGGACTTTCCTCTTCAGTGCCGGTAAGCTCTATGACCTGGGAAATGAGTACTCTTTTCAATTCCTCTACCCCATTGTGCCGTGGACTGGCGTGATGGCGTTGGGCTACTGCCTTGGTCAACTCTATGATGAGACGATGGACTCCGCAAAAAGAAAAAAAATTCTTTTGCAACTGAGCGCAATGTCCTTGCTCGCATTCCTGGCCCTTCGGTTTATCAACAGTTACGGTGATCCCGTTCCCTGGAGTACTCAGCCTTCACTGACCTGCACCGTGATGTCCTTTCTCAACCTGGCAAAGTATCCGCCCTCATTGCTCTTCATTCTGATTACGTTGGGGATTTCACTATTGGTTCTAGCTCTTCTGGAGGGAAGTAACGCAAAAGCGATTGTCTTCGGCAAAGTATCGCTTTTCTATTATGTCATGCATTTATTCGTCATTCACTTATTTGCAGCAATCGTTGTTATTTCATGCGGATACCGATGGGAAACAATGGTATTTGTTAACGCTGTCGCAAACGGCTCTCCAGAGCTCCTAAAAGAGAATTTTGGTTTTGGTCTTAGCGAGGTATACCTCATTTGGCTTACCGTTATTTTAGTTCTCTACCCACTCTGTACGTGGTGGAATTCCGTCAAAATAGCCAACAAAGGGAAGTGGTGGGTGAGTTATGTCTGA